AGCCTATCTTGGTTTATAAATTCTTAAAAATAGACTCTTTTGCTGTTTAAAAATAACAAAAATAGGGGATGAGGATTATAATTAAATTATGAGGAATAAAGAGGTTGCAAAGAAGTTATATGAACTTGCATCCCTTGCAGAACTTGCAGGAGAGAATCCATTTAAGGTAAATGCCTATATTGAGGCAGCAAGAAGGATAGAGAATCTTCCAATACCCATAGAGGAACTTGCAAAGGAGGGAAAACTCACAGAAATAAAGGGGGTTGGAACAGGAATTGCAAAGAAGATAAAACAATACCTTGAGACAGGAACCATTGAGAAACTTGAGGAATTTAAAAAGAAGGTTCCTCCATCACTTCTTGAGCTTGAAAAGATTCCTGGAATTGGACCAAAGGCAGCGCTTTCTCTATACAAACATCTTGGAATAAAGACCATAGAGGAACTCAAAGAGGCAGCAGAAAAAGGGAAGATAAGGGAACTCCCTGGATTTGGACCAAAGAAGGAAGAAAATATACTTAAAGCCCTTAAAGGTATGAAGAAAAAAGAGGAAAAGAGGGTATCCATTGGACTTGCTCTACCTTTAGCTGAATTTATAAGAGATGAGATAAAGAAAAAGGCACCCGTGGATAAGATTGAGATCTGTGGAAGTATAAGGAGAATGAAGGAAACCATAGGTGATATAGATATACTTGTAACAAGTAGGGAGAGTGAGAAAGTTATGGAGGTTTTTTCAAACCTTCCTGTTGTAAAGGAAGTGCTTGTTAGGGGAGATACAAAAACATCAGTTATAACAAAGGAAGATATACAGGTTGATGTTAGAGTTGTTGAGCCAGAATCCTTTGGAGCAGCCATTCAATACTTCACAGGTTCAAGGGAGCACAATGTAAAACTAAGAGAACTTGCAATAAAGAAAGGGCTTAAGATAAATGAGTATGGAGTTTTCAAAGGGGATAAAAGAATTGGGGGAGAGAAAGAGGAGGAAGTTTACAATCTCCTTGGTCTTCCATGGATACCTCCTGAAATGAGGGAGGATAGGGGAGAAATTGAGGAGGCAATGAGGGGTAAACTACCGAAACTTGTTGATTATAAGGATATAAAGGGAGATACCCATGTACACACAAAATACTCAGATGGGGTAAATAGTGTTGAGGAGATGGCTGAAGAAGCCATAAAGATGGGATATAAGTATATTGTAATCTCTGATCATGCAAAATCCCTTGGTGTGGCATCAGGTATGTCCATTGAGGAGTTTAAAAAACAGAAGAAAGAGATAGATAGATTGAATGAGAAGTTTGGTGATAAATTTAGAATATTCTTCTCTGTGGAGTTAAATATACTCTCAGATGGAAACGTGGATTTTCCAGAAGAAGAACTTGATATCTTTGACTTCTGTATAGCAGGAATTCACTCTGGATTTAACCAGAGTATGGAGAAGATGACCAATAGAATTAAAAAGGCAATGGGAATTAAGAAAGTAAAAATAATTGCACACCCGACAGGTAGGATAATTGGAGAAAGGGAGGGATACAAGGTGGACATTGAGGAGATATTTAAAGAGGCTAAAAATAGCGGTGTATTTCTTGAGATAAATGCAACACCACAGAGGCTTGATTTGAGTGATTTGAATGTTATGCACGCAAAGAGTCTTTATGGCTTAAAGTTTACAATAGGAACAGATGCCCATGCAAAGGTTTCTCTCCCTGACATAAGATATGGAGTTGGAGTGGCAAGGAGAGGGTGGCTTACAAAGGAAGATATTATAAATACACTCCCATTAAAGAAATTTGAAAAGATTATGAAGGAAAAATGAGGGAGCAAGGCTCCCTCATAAAACTTCTGTGTATCCTCC
Above is a genomic segment from Caldisericia bacterium containing:
- the polX gene encoding DNA polymerase/3'-5' exonuclease PolX — protein: MRNKEVAKKLYELASLAELAGENPFKVNAYIEAARRIENLPIPIEELAKEGKLTEIKGVGTGIAKKIKQYLETGTIEKLEEFKKKVPPSLLELEKIPGIGPKAALSLYKHLGIKTIEELKEAAEKGKIRELPGFGPKKEENILKALKGMKKKEEKRVSIGLALPLAEFIRDEIKKKAPVDKIEICGSIRRMKETIGDIDILVTSRESEKVMEVFSNLPVVKEVLVRGDTKTSVITKEDIQVDVRVVEPESFGAAIQYFTGSREHNVKLRELAIKKGLKINEYGVFKGDKRIGGEKEEEVYNLLGLPWIPPEMREDRGEIEEAMRGKLPKLVDYKDIKGDTHVHTKYSDGVNSVEEMAEEAIKMGYKYIVISDHAKSLGVASGMSIEEFKKQKKEIDRLNEKFGDKFRIFFSVELNILSDGNVDFPEEELDIFDFCIAGIHSGFNQSMEKMTNRIKKAMGIKKVKIIAHPTGRIIGEREGYKVDIEEIFKEAKNSGVFLEINATPQRLDLSDLNVMHAKSLYGLKFTIGTDAHAKVSLPDIRYGVGVARRGWLTKEDIINTLPLKKFEKIMKEK